One Thunnus thynnus chromosome 21, fThuThy2.1, whole genome shotgun sequence DNA segment encodes these proteins:
- the irf9 gene encoding interferon regulatory factor 9 isoform X2, producing MAGGRMRSTRRLRNWIVEQVSSGKYPGLVWDDDAKTMFRIPWKHAGKQDFRKDEDAAIFKAWAEFKGKLTEEGRDNPASWKTRLRCALNKSPEFTEVNERAQLDISEPYKVYRLVPISEQGLVTPEKKPREKPTRRLKRRSSDEESDDEGRVKQIKTEEVSSQLRVGDLLLQSDSPVQSEEPIQIDAIIQRDVVDEIQLDVRIEESVPPPPGAQDSLNVAVHYLGQEVLKRQIQGTDVRITYLPSSLMPPTSAALKGRFPRIPLPEPPSTLPAGPELQALLTLLPFMEKGVVLTTTPQGVYGKRFCQGRVFWTGPHTTRPGLHKMERNTEPVLLFSKDTFKQELDNFRSNGGEPPQTSITLCFGEELSNTEDPSRKLIIVQVELQNIFVKP from the exons ATGGCAGGAGGGAGAATGCGCTCCACTCGCAGACTGCGCAACTGGATCGTTGAACAG GTCAGCAGCGGTAAATATCCGGGGCTGGTGTGGGACGACGATGCTAAAACCATGTTCCGCATCCCGTGGAAACACGCGGGGAAACAGGACTTCCGCAAAGACGAGGACGCCGCCATCTTCAAG GCGTGGGCGGAGTTTAAGGGGAAACTGACGGAGGAGGGGCGCGACAACCCGGCGTCCTGGAAGACTCGTCTGCGCTGCGCCCTCAACAAGAGTCCGGAGTTCACAGAGGTGAACGAACGAGCTCAGCTGGACATCTCAGAGCCCTACAAGGTCTACCGCCTCGTCCCCATCAGCGAGCAGG GTTTGGTGACGCCCGAAAAGAAACCCAGAGAGAAACCGACGAGGAGGCTGAAGAGAAGGAGCAGCGACGAGGAGAGCGACGACGAAGGTCGGGTCAAGCAGATAAAGACCGAGGAGGTCTCGTCTCAGCTG CGTGTTGGAgacctgctgctgcagagcgACAGTCCCGTCCAATCAGAGGAGCCGATTCAGATCGACGCCATTATACAAAGAGACG TGGTCGATGAGATCCAGCTGGACGTGCGGATCGAGGAGAGCGTCCCTCCTCCTCCGGGAg CTCAGGACTCCTTGAACGTGGCGGTTCACTATTTAGGTCAGGAGGTCCTCAAGCGGCAGATCCAGGGCACCGACGTCCGGATAACGTACTTGCCTTCCTCCCTCATGCCCCCGACGTCGGCCGCCTTGAAAGGCAGGTTCCCGCGCATCCCCCTGCCGGAGCCTCCCTCCACGCTGCCGGCCGGCCCCGAGCTGCAGGCCCTGCTCACCCTGCTGCCCTTCATGGAGAAAGGGGTGGTGCTGACCACCACGCCGCAGGGCGTTTACGGCAAACGCTTCTGCCAGGGGCGGGTCTTCTGGACGGGGCCGCATACGACCAGGCCGGGGCTGCACAAGATGGAGAGAAACACGGAGCCGGTGCTGCTGTTCAGCAAAGACACTTTCAAACAAG AACTGGATAACTTCCGCTCAAACGGCGGCGAGCCTCCTCAGACCAGCATCACTCTGTGTTTCGGTGAAGAACTGTCCAACACAGAAGATCCATCCAGAAAACTCATTATTGTTCAG GTGGAACTTCAGAACATTTTTGTTAAACCCTGA